The DNA window TGCACGCTGGACCATCTGACCTTACGGGGTCAACGGCCCATAAATCGCTGGCGCTCGGGTCGTTAAGTCTCTGTTTTACAAACAGCTCTTTGAAGTTACGAGAAAGACCAATCTCTCATTTGGTTCGTTCATAGAATGCCAAGGCGTCGGGCCACCCGACCAACGGCAGATACCGCGTCGTCGATATCATCAAGCGAGTGCGCGGCCGACGGCTGTGCACGCAAGCGCGCTTCCCCGCGCGCAACGACGGGATAAGTGATTGCTGCGATATAGACGCCTTCATCTAAGAGGCCGCGACTAAGCGCCAAAGCCTTCTCTTCATCACCAATCAAAATTGGCGTAATCGGATGACTGTCGCCCAACAGTGTTAACCCGAGTGACTGCAATCCGTAGCGCAACCGCCGTGTATTATCGGCCAGTCGTCGAACCGCATCGTCTCCTCGCATGATCCTTTCGATCGCCGCTAGCGCGCCAGCAGCCGACGATGCAGGTATCGATGACGTGAAAATATAGAACCGGCCATTATCGTGCAGACGATGGATCAGATCGGCCCGTCCAGCGACGTAGCCTCCCGCTGCACCGCCAAACGCCTTTGATAGTGTACCCGTGTAAAGGTCGATTTGCCCAAGACATTCTTGCAAGGCCGCAGTCCCACGTCCACCCGGACCCGCCACGCCAGCGGCATGACTTTCATCGACAACCAGTAGCGCATCGTGCTTGCGACAGAGGGCGATCAGCCCGGGTAGATCAGCAAAGTTTCCTTCCATGCTGAAGACACCGTCGCTGATCACGAGCTTGCGTCCGTCGAAAGGCGTAGCAAGTAATGCTCCAAGATCATCCAAATCGCCATGCTCGTAGACGATTGCTTCCGCCGAACTGAGCCGGCAGCCGTCGACAATGCTTGCATGATTGAGACGATCGCTAAAAATGCGATCGCCTTTTCCGACCAATGTGCAAGCCACAGCTACGTTCGCGGACGTGCATGAATTGAAGAGCAAGGCGGCGTCAACCTGGTGAAATTGCGCCAGCGCATCGCAAAGCGCGTCGTGAAGAGGGGTCGTAGCCAAGGGCGGGTTAAGCGTCGAACCCAATCCGTACTGTCGTATGGCATCGCAGGCTCGGGAGACGATCTCTTCATCGGCCGCCAATCCCAAATAGTTGTTGGCCGTAAGCAACAGCATTTCACGACCGTCTAGGATAACCCTCCCTTTTGTCGCTCCAGAAATGACCGGCTTTCGATTGCGAACTAAAGTATCTGGCTTGACGTCCATTGCGCTCTCCAACTCTGCACCCTCTAAAAGCCGGCCGCATGGCCGTCCTTCCTATGATCAGATCCCGCGACATATCCGCCGTCGACCCGACAGATCAATTGTGCGCCGCCGAATCCCCAAGACGCCTCCGGCGGCTCGCGTTGAATCTCATGACCCATTGCTTGCAGCTGCTCGACCACGCTTAGTTCGCAGCCCGTCTCGATTGCCACCTTTCGGCCGCTGACGAGGCGCCATCGGGGGGCGTCAGAAGCCGCCTGGGGATTTTGCCGGCAGATCAGCGTCCGTAGCAGGAGTTGAAGATGACCCTGCGCCTGCATTGGCCCACCCATGATGCCAAAACTCATCAAAGGCTTACCTGCTCTTGTTACAAAACCGGGGATAATCGTGTGGAACGGTCGTTTGCGAGGCGCAACGACATTTGGGTGCGTGGGGTCAAGCGAGAAGCCATAACCGCGATTGTGGAGGCTGATGCCCGTATCCGGGACGACAACGCCTGAGCCAAATCCTTCGTAGTTTGACTGAATAAATGAGACCATCATCCCACTGGCATCGGCGGTCGCCACATAAACCGTTCCTCCAGCTGTAGGAGCACCCGCCTTTGGATCGCCTGCTCGTGCCATATCGATAAGGGATGCACGCGATGCGATGTAGGCATCATCGAGCATCGCTGCCGACGACACAGTCATGGCACTTTCGTCGGCAACAAAAGCGTCCGTATCGACGAGCGCAAGCTTCATCGCTTCAATCTGTAAATGAAGCGCCAGCGCGGTGTCCGGCTTATATTTTTCGATTCCTAAATGCCGCAGTAGCTTCAATGCAACGAGCGCAGCAATTCCCTGGGTGCTTGGAGGAATCTCGTGAAGGGTGAAATCGCCATATGCAGCCTGAAGCGTATCACACCAGTCCGCTTGGTGAGTGGCCATATCGTCCAAGGTCATCGCACCACCGTGTTCAGCGGCGTGGCGCACGATACGTTCTGCCAAAGCCCCGCGATAAAATGCTTCGCCACGACTGCGAGCTATCTGCTGCAGCGACGACGCGACGTTTGAAAAGAGGAAAGTCTCGCCCGCTTCGGGAGCTCGGCCGCTTGGAAGGAAGGCTTGATTGTATCCGACCGTCGCCGGGTAGTTTCCAGCGACGCGCTGCCAGGTCGAGGCTATGGCCGGGCTTACGATAAATCCATTCTGCGCATAGGAAATGGCCGGCTCGAACAGAGATTCGAACGGCAAACGACCAAACTTCTTGCTTAGCGCGACCCAGGCTGAAACCGCTCCGGGCACCGTAACGCTGTCCCAACCGCGCCGCGGCATCGTCTTCAGGTTTGAAAAGCGTTCAATGGACCAAGCCGCCGGCGAGCGACCGGATGCGTTGAGACCATGCAGCGCCTTTCCATCCCAGATGATCGCGAATGCGTCACTTCCAAGACCATTCGCGGTTGGTTCAACGACAGTGAGGGTGATTGCGCTTGCGAGCGCGGCATCGACCGCATTGCCGCCAGCTTGAAGCATGCGCAACCCAGCCTGAACGGCTAAGGGTTGAGA is part of the Bradyrhizobium canariense genome and encodes:
- a CDS encoding aminotransferase class I/II-fold pyridoxal phosphate-dependent enzyme: MDVKPDTLVRNRKPVISGATKGRVILDGREMLLLTANNYLGLAADEEIVSRACDAIRQYGLGSTLNPPLATTPLHDALCDALAQFHQVDAALLFNSCTSANVAVACTLVGKGDRIFSDRLNHASIVDGCRLSSAEAIVYEHGDLDDLGALLATPFDGRKLVISDGVFSMEGNFADLPGLIALCRKHDALLVVDESHAAGVAGPGGRGTAALQECLGQIDLYTGTLSKAFGGAAGGYVAGRADLIHRLHDNGRFYIFTSSIPASSAAGALAAIERIMRGDDAVRRLADNTRRLRYGLQSLGLTLLGDSHPITPILIGDEEKALALSRGLLDEGVYIAAITYPVVARGEARLRAQPSAAHSLDDIDDAVSAVGRVARRLGIL
- a CDS encoding gamma-glutamyltransferase family protein yields the protein MTDFSYDLPYPSARAPVSARNIVATSQPLAVQAGLRMLQAGGNAVDAALASAITLTVVEPTANGLGSDAFAIIWDGKALHGLNASGRSPAAWSIERFSNLKTMPRRGWDSVTVPGAVSAWVALSKKFGRLPFESLFEPAISYAQNGFIVSPAIASTWQRVAGNYPATVGYNQAFLPSGRAPEAGETFLFSNVASSLQQIARSRGEAFYRGALAERIVRHAAEHGGAMTLDDMATHQADWCDTLQAAYGDFTLHEIPPSTQGIAALVALKLLRHLGIEKYKPDTALALHLQIEAMKLALVDTDAFVADESAMTVSSAAMLDDAYIASRASLIDMARAGDPKAGAPTAGGTVYVATADASGMMVSFIQSNYEGFGSGVVVPDTGISLHNRGYGFSLDPTHPNVVAPRKRPFHTIIPGFVTRAGKPLMSFGIMGGPMQAQGHLQLLLRTLICRQNPQAASDAPRWRLVSGRKVAIETGCELSVVEQLQAMGHEIQREPPEASWGFGGAQLICRVDGGYVAGSDHRKDGHAAGF